A genomic segment from Cervus elaphus chromosome 14, mCerEla1.1, whole genome shotgun sequence encodes:
- the TNFSF4 gene encoding tumor necrosis factor ligand superfamily member 4 isoform X2, whose amino-acid sequence MLASRILEFTVPSQYPPIQSIRVRFTKCENENGFIITSPDTDGTMKVQNNSIIITCDGFYLISLKGYFSQNLSLRLLYRKGREPLFSLNMVKFVDSVTVAYLRFKDKVYLNVTTQNASCEDIQVNGGELILIHQNPGGFCVY is encoded by the exons ATGCTGGCTTCTAGGATACTGGAATTCACG gtGCCATCTCAGTACCCTCCAATCCAGAGTATCAGAGTACGGTTTACCA AGTGTGAAAATGAGAATGGTTTCATCATCACATCTCCAGACACGGATGGAACCATGAAGGTGCAAAACAACTCAATCATCATCACCTGTGATGGGTTTTATCTCATCTCTCTGAAGGGCTACTTCTCCCAGAATCTCAGCCTCAGGCTTCTGTACCGAAAGGGTCGGGAACCTCTTTTCTCCCTGAACATGGTCAAGTTTGTTGACTCTGTCACAGTGGCCTATCTGCGTTTCAAGGACAAAGTCTACCTGAATGTGACCACTCAGAATGCCTCCTGCGAAGACATCCAGGTGAATGGTGGGGAGTTGATTCTCATTCATCAAAATCCTGGTGGATTCTGTGTCTACTGA
- the TNFSF4 gene encoding tumor necrosis factor ligand superfamily member 4 isoform X1 — MEGVQPLDENVGNAPGRRFLRNKLLLVASIIQGLGLLLCLTYICLHFYAQVPSQYPPIQSIRVRFTKCENENGFIITSPDTDGTMKVQNNSIIITCDGFYLISLKGYFSQNLSLRLLYRKGREPLFSLNMVKFVDSVTVAYLRFKDKVYLNVTTQNASCEDIQVNGGELILIHQNPGGFCVY; from the exons ATGGAAGGGGTCCAACCCCTGGACGAGAATGTGGGAAATGCACCAGGACGGAGATTCTTGAGGAACAAGCTATTGCTGGTGGCCTCCATAATTCAGGGGCTggggcttctcctgtgtctcaCCTACATCTGTCTGCACTTCTATGCTCAG gtGCCATCTCAGTACCCTCCAATCCAGAGTATCAGAGTACGGTTTACCA AGTGTGAAAATGAGAATGGTTTCATCATCACATCTCCAGACACGGATGGAACCATGAAGGTGCAAAACAACTCAATCATCATCACCTGTGATGGGTTTTATCTCATCTCTCTGAAGGGCTACTTCTCCCAGAATCTCAGCCTCAGGCTTCTGTACCGAAAGGGTCGGGAACCTCTTTTCTCCCTGAACATGGTCAAGTTTGTTGACTCTGTCACAGTGGCCTATCTGCGTTTCAAGGACAAAGTCTACCTGAATGTGACCACTCAGAATGCCTCCTGCGAAGACATCCAGGTGAATGGTGGGGAGTTGATTCTCATTCATCAAAATCCTGGTGGATTCTGTGTCTACTGA
- the TNFSF4 gene encoding tumor necrosis factor ligand superfamily member 4 isoform X3 encodes MEEVPSQYPPIQSIRVRFTKCENENGFIITSPDTDGTMKVQNNSIIITCDGFYLISLKGYFSQNLSLRLLYRKGREPLFSLNMVKFVDSVTVAYLRFKDKVYLNVTTQNASCEDIQVNGGELILIHQNPGGFCVY; translated from the exons ATGGAGGAG gtGCCATCTCAGTACCCTCCAATCCAGAGTATCAGAGTACGGTTTACCA AGTGTGAAAATGAGAATGGTTTCATCATCACATCTCCAGACACGGATGGAACCATGAAGGTGCAAAACAACTCAATCATCATCACCTGTGATGGGTTTTATCTCATCTCTCTGAAGGGCTACTTCTCCCAGAATCTCAGCCTCAGGCTTCTGTACCGAAAGGGTCGGGAACCTCTTTTCTCCCTGAACATGGTCAAGTTTGTTGACTCTGTCACAGTGGCCTATCTGCGTTTCAAGGACAAAGTCTACCTGAATGTGACCACTCAGAATGCCTCCTGCGAAGACATCCAGGTGAATGGTGGGGAGTTGATTCTCATTCATCAAAATCCTGGTGGATTCTGTGTCTACTGA